In Rothia mucilaginosa, one genomic interval encodes:
- a CDS encoding PspA/IM30 family protein yields MAKQTIFGRIAQLTKANINALIDAAEDPEKMLDQMVRDYTNNIREAEAAVAQTIGNLRLLEKDHAEDVKAAQEWGTKALAASNKADEFRAAGDVANADKFDNLAKIALNKQLLAEKAAQAVEPQLASQTQVVNQLKDGLEKMRSKLEEVKYKRDELTARQKTAAAQTQVNDALKAFDVLDPTSEMSRFEEKVRREEARVIGQQELAASSLDAQFNTLDQMERETELDARLAALKAKNAPAAPAPLAVEAPTQTL; encoded by the coding sequence ATGGCTAAGCAGACCATCTTCGGCCGTATTGCACAGCTCACTAAGGCAAACATCAACGCTCTGATTGATGCAGCTGAGGACCCGGAGAAGATGCTGGACCAGATGGTTCGTGACTACACCAACAACATCCGCGAGGCGGAAGCTGCAGTAGCACAGACCATCGGCAACCTGCGTCTGCTCGAGAAGGACCACGCAGAGGACGTCAAGGCCGCTCAGGAATGGGGCACCAAGGCTCTGGCAGCTTCTAACAAGGCTGATGAATTCCGCGCAGCTGGCGACGTTGCCAACGCTGACAAGTTCGACAACCTCGCTAAGATCGCTCTGAACAAGCAGCTGCTGGCTGAGAAGGCTGCACAGGCTGTTGAGCCTCAGCTGGCTTCCCAGACTCAGGTTGTCAACCAGCTCAAGGACGGCCTGGAGAAGATGCGCTCCAAGCTTGAAGAGGTCAAGTACAAGCGCGATGAGCTGACCGCACGTCAGAAGACCGCAGCAGCTCAGACCCAGGTGAACGACGCTCTGAAGGCGTTCGACGTTCTGGACCCGACCAGCGAGATGAGCCGCTTCGAAGAGAAGGTTCGCCGCGAAGAGGCACGCGTCATCGGTCAGCAGGAACTGGCAGCTTCCTCCCTGGACGCACAGTTCAACACCCTGGACCAGATGGAGCGCGAGACCGAGCTGGACGCTCGCCTGGCTGCTCTGAAGGCAAAGAACGCTCCGGCTGCTCCGGCTCCCCTGGCTGTGGAAGCTCCCACCCAGACCCTCTAA
- a CDS encoding TPM domain-containing protein, whose protein sequence is MTEHAFARQIRPARPRLRTILGATVLAAGLSCAPAVLPAGSAFLSTSAQAADPMQITGTTVYDSTNSLGDTATLKSKISNLSKKYNVDLHVVTIDKFENPSTSSSWTKALATKNNWGSADVVLVIATESRQAYFLAGSTKTLSSDQQTKVYQNYIKPKLQNSDYAGAALAAVEGIEAQKGGSSSGVVTGVLGVGAAAAVGAGGYAMYRRRKKKNAQQQPQRSYGAPRNYSPIPEVPLEELRTRAGSALLQADTTMSHAKQELEFARAQYTDQQVTEFAQEIARAEDLMRKSFQRQQLLTDSIPDTEAEQRAWLTEIIDNSQEVTRIAQEQDAKLAQLRNLEQEAPQAIEALAQRLPQLRASVEEITAQYHAMRERYLPSALEPISKTPALLESNMVLCAAEVEKAQATIATARSEAVAHLRTAEEAASQIQALGAAVNTRSQELEQAQLGLSTDLLSIQRDVAEAKSLAASQRRDDLGAVAAGMEAVLNQVNQSASARPNDPLTLANQLHQLSAELDKAMTNMRATRERSRAASQNLDRTMRSAYAAVNGARSYINNRRAAVGPMTLTAVSEAERHLGQAQRLASSDPLNAMKEANMAIQKATDAQNRAQSEVGNYYNNQNDRGGGSFGGDLAKGLLLGALMTAMNSGTSSWGSSGGHSSGGSSGGSWGGGFSGGGDWGSGGGDGGSF, encoded by the coding sequence ATGACCGAGCACGCCTTTGCGCGTCAGATTCGTCCCGCACGCCCTCGCCTGCGCACTATTCTGGGTGCCACAGTGCTGGCGGCAGGTCTTTCTTGTGCCCCGGCGGTTCTGCCGGCTGGTTCTGCATTTTTGAGCACGTCGGCACAGGCTGCTGACCCGATGCAGATTACGGGCACCACCGTGTACGATTCCACGAACTCTTTGGGTGATACCGCTACCCTGAAATCTAAGATTTCGAATCTGTCGAAGAAGTACAACGTGGATTTGCACGTGGTGACCATTGATAAGTTCGAGAACCCGTCTACTTCTTCGAGCTGGACGAAGGCGCTTGCCACGAAGAACAATTGGGGTTCTGCCGATGTGGTGCTGGTAATTGCGACCGAGTCCCGCCAGGCGTATTTCTTGGCAGGTAGCACCAAGACTCTTTCGAGCGATCAGCAGACGAAGGTGTACCAGAACTACATTAAGCCGAAGCTGCAGAACAGCGACTATGCGGGTGCAGCTCTTGCTGCGGTTGAGGGTATTGAGGCTCAGAAGGGCGGTAGCTCTTCCGGTGTGGTAACCGGCGTGCTCGGTGTGGGCGCGGCGGCAGCTGTTGGTGCTGGTGGTTACGCGATGTACCGTCGCCGCAAGAAGAAGAACGCTCAGCAGCAGCCTCAGCGTTCCTACGGTGCGCCTCGTAACTACTCCCCCATCCCGGAGGTTCCGCTGGAGGAGCTGCGCACTCGCGCCGGTAGCGCCCTGTTGCAGGCTGATACGACGATGAGCCATGCGAAGCAGGAGCTCGAGTTCGCGCGCGCCCAGTACACCGATCAGCAGGTCACCGAGTTCGCTCAGGAGATTGCGCGCGCTGAGGATTTGATGCGTAAGTCCTTCCAGCGTCAGCAGCTCCTGACCGATAGCATTCCCGACACTGAGGCCGAGCAGCGTGCCTGGTTGACTGAGATTATTGATAACTCTCAAGAAGTTACCCGTATCGCTCAGGAACAGGACGCTAAGCTGGCTCAGTTGCGCAACTTGGAGCAGGAGGCACCCCAAGCTATTGAGGCTCTGGCTCAGCGTCTGCCGCAGCTGCGTGCTTCGGTGGAAGAGATTACCGCCCAGTACCACGCGATGAGGGAACGTTACCTGCCCAGCGCACTGGAGCCCATTTCGAAGACTCCTGCCCTGTTGGAGTCGAACATGGTGCTGTGCGCTGCTGAGGTTGAGAAGGCTCAGGCGACCATTGCTACGGCACGTTCGGAGGCGGTTGCTCACCTGCGCACCGCGGAGGAAGCCGCCTCGCAAATTCAGGCGCTGGGTGCGGCTGTGAATACCCGCTCACAGGAGCTGGAGCAGGCTCAGTTGGGTCTGAGCACCGACCTGCTGAGCATTCAGCGTGACGTGGCTGAGGCGAAGAGCCTCGCTGCTTCTCAGCGTCGCGATGATTTGGGTGCGGTCGCCGCCGGTATGGAGGCGGTGCTCAACCAGGTCAACCAGAGTGCTTCGGCTCGCCCGAATGACCCGCTGACTCTGGCGAACCAGCTACATCAGCTCTCCGCTGAGCTGGATAAGGCCATGACGAATATGCGTGCTACCCGCGAGCGTTCTCGTGCGGCTTCGCAGAACCTGGATCGTACGATGCGTTCTGCCTACGCTGCGGTGAACGGTGCGCGTAGCTACATCAATAACCGCCGCGCTGCGGTGGGCCCGATGACCCTGACCGCTGTTTCTGAGGCGGAGCGTCACCTGGGTCAGGCTCAGCGCCTGGCTTCTTCGGATCCGCTGAACGCCATGAAGGAAGCCAATATGGCTATCCAGAAGGCAACCGACGCACAGAACCGCGCTCAGAGCGAGGTCGGCAACTACTACAACAACCAGAACGACCGCGGCGGCGGTAGCTTCGGCGGTGACCTGGCGAAGGGTCTGCTGCTGGGCGCTCTGATGACCGCAATGAACTCCGGCACCAGTAGCTGGGGTAGCAGCGGCGGCCACAGCAGTGGCGGTAGTAGCGGAGGCAGCTGGGGCGGCGGCTTCAGCGGAGGCGGCGATTGGGGCAGCGGCGGCGGTGACGGCGGCAGCTTCTAA